Proteins encoded within one genomic window of Polaribacter sp. NJDZ03:
- a CDS encoding isoamylase early set domain-containing protein — MAIKKQFLKSKPVCKVTFTVPAEEAKKVVVVGCFNEWNEKSAPLKKLKNGSFKGTIDLESGKSYEFKYLIDGTYTNEQEADGLAWNDFAGAENSVLNL; from the coding sequence ATGGCAATTAAAAAACAATTTTTGAAAAGCAAACCAGTTTGTAAAGTAACTTTTACGGTACCTGCTGAAGAAGCTAAAAAAGTAGTGGTAGTAGGATGCTTTAATGAGTGGAATGAAAAATCAGCTCCTTTAAAGAAATTGAAAAATGGGTCTTTTAAAGGTACAATAGATTTAGAATCTGGAAAATCTTACGAGTTTAAATACTTAATAGATGGTACTTATACAAACGAACAAGAAGCAGATGGGCTTGCTTGGAATGACTTTGCAGGAGCAGAAAACAGCGTGTTAAATTTATAA
- a CDS encoding thymidylate synthase produces MQQYHDLVKHVLENGNEKGDRTGTGTKSVFGYQMRFDLSEGFPMVTTKKLHLKSIIYELLWFIKGDTNIKYLQENGVKIWDSWADENGDLGPVYGHQWRNWNSDEVDQLKDVITTLKTDPNSRRMLVSAWNPSVLPDTSVSFSENVANGKAALPPCHAFFQFYVADGKLSCQLYQRSADIFLGVPFNIASYALFTMMIAQVCGYEAGEFIHTFGDAHIYNNHKEQFKVQLARDIRPLPKMKMNPAIKNIEDFTFEDFELIDYNPHPNIKGKVAV; encoded by the coding sequence ATGCAGCAATATCACGATTTAGTAAAGCACGTTTTAGAAAACGGAAACGAAAAAGGAGATAGAACAGGCACGGGAACAAAAAGTGTTTTTGGGTATCAGATGCGTTTCGATTTAAGTGAAGGTTTCCCTATGGTTACGACTAAGAAGCTACATTTAAAATCTATTATTTACGAATTACTTTGGTTTATAAAAGGAGATACAAATATTAAATATTTACAAGAAAACGGTGTTAAAATCTGGGATTCTTGGGCTGATGAAAATGGAGATTTAGGTCCGGTTTACGGGCACCAATGGCGTAATTGGAATAGTGATGAGGTAGATCAATTAAAAGATGTAATAACTACTTTAAAGACCGATCCAAACTCAAGAAGAATGTTGGTTTCTGCTTGGAACCCTTCTGTTTTACCAGATACTTCTGTGTCTTTTTCAGAAAATGTAGCCAATGGAAAAGCAGCTTTACCGCCTTGTCATGCTTTTTTTCAGTTCTATGTAGCAGATGGTAAGTTATCTTGTCAACTATATCAAAGAAGTGCAGATATCTTTTTAGGAGTGCCTTTTAATATTGCTTCTTATGCATTGTTTACAATGATGATTGCGCAAGTTTGTGGTTATGAAGCAGGAGAGTTTATTCATACTTTTGGAGATGCTCATATTTATAATAACCATAAAGAACAATTTAAAGTTCAGTTGGCTAGAGATATAAGGCCTTTACCAAAAATGAAGATGAACCCAGCAATAAAAAATATCGAAGATTTTACTTTCGAAGATTTTGAGCTGATAGACTACAATCCTCACCCTAATATTAAAGGAAAGGTTGCCGTTTAG
- a CDS encoding dihydrofolate reductase: MITIIAAIAKNNALGKDNDLIWHLPADLKRFKKVTSGHHILMGRNTFESIGKPLPNRTTIIITRNKEYFKDGCLIANSIEEAIEMVENKDEIFIIGGAQIYKETIEKNLADRLDITLVHHEFEADVFFPEIDLTIWEEASIENFIADEKNKFDFSFVSYTKKTI, from the coding sequence ATGATTACAATTATAGCAGCAATTGCAAAAAATAATGCTTTAGGAAAGGATAATGACTTAATTTGGCATTTACCAGCAGACTTAAAAAGGTTTAAGAAGGTTACATCTGGACATCACATTTTAATGGGTAGAAATACTTTTGAATCTATAGGGAAACCTTTACCTAACAGAACTACAATTATTATCACCAGAAATAAAGAATATTTTAAAGATGGGTGTTTAATCGCAAATAGTATAGAAGAAGCTATAGAGATGGTAGAAAATAAAGATGAAATCTTTATAATTGGTGGTGCTCAAATTTATAAAGAAACTATAGAGAAAAACTTGGCAGATAGATTAGATATTACTTTAGTACATCATGAATTTGAAGCAGATGTTTTTTTTCCTGAAATAGATTTAACCATTTGGGAAGAAGCTTCAATAGAAAATTTTATTGCAGACGAAAAGAATAAATTTGATTTTAGTTTTGTAAGTTACACGAAAAAAACTATCTAA